A part of Aquibium oceanicum genomic DNA contains:
- a CDS encoding GNAT family N-acetyltransferase yields the protein MFVRTAGELDLPAIRALLVETWHATYDAIYGAERVTAINDDWHSLASLHARLDRLDAEFIVADDGAEIAGMAFASAPEDGKTVMLHQLYVRPGRQGRGVGGMLLDEIIDSFPDARTVRLEVEAANAKAIGFYAAEGFVEAGSTQNCGKQDSGIPALIFERKLA from the coding sequence ATGTTCGTCCGCACAGCCGGTGAGCTCGACCTGCCTGCGATCCGCGCCCTGCTGGTGGAAACCTGGCACGCGACCTACGATGCGATCTACGGCGCCGAGCGCGTGACCGCGATCAACGACGACTGGCACTCGCTCGCCTCGCTCCACGCACGCCTCGATCGGCTGGACGCGGAATTCATCGTCGCCGACGACGGCGCCGAGATCGCCGGCATGGCGTTCGCCAGTGCGCCCGAGGACGGCAAGACGGTGATGCTGCACCAGCTCTATGTGCGCCCGGGCCGGCAAGGCCGCGGCGTCGGCGGGATGCTGCTGGACGAGATCATCGACAGCTTTCCCGATGCCAGGACGGTCCGGCTCGAAGTGGAGGCGGCGAACGCCAAGGCGATCGGCTTCTACGCGGCTGAAGGCTTCGTCGAGGCGGGCAGCACGCAGAATTGCGGCAAGCAGGATTCGGGCATTCCGGCGCTGATCTTCGAGCGCAAGCTCGCCTGA